In the genome of Erinaceus europaeus chromosome 8, mEriEur2.1, whole genome shotgun sequence, one region contains:
- the CHRAC1 gene encoding chromatin accessibility complex protein 1, translating to MADMVVGRDKCGEQRLVSLPLSRIRVIMKSSPEVSSINQEALVLTAKATELFVQYLATYSYRNGSGKEKKALTYSDLSNTAEESETFQFLADILPKKILASKYLKMLKEKREDKEESGNESDDDEVES from the exons ATGGCGGACATGGTCGTTGGCAGAGACAAGTGCGGAGAACAGCGGCTCGTGTCGCTGCCCCTGTCCCGCATCCGGGTCATCATGAAGAGCTCCCCCGAAGTTTCCAGCATCAACCAGGAGGCGCTGGTGCTCACGGCCAAGGCCACG GAACTCTTTGTTCAGTATCTAGCCACCTATTCCTACAGAAATGGcagtggaaaagaaaagaaagccctcACTTACAGTGATTTATCAAATACTGCAGAGGAATCGGAGACTTTTCAGTTTCTTGCAG ATATATTACCAAAGAAGATTTTAGCTAGTAAATACCTGAAAATGCttaaagagaagagggaagacaaggAGGAGAGTGGCAACGAAAGTGATGATGACGAAGTGGAATCCTAA